TGCCCAGGAAGAAACCGGCGAAGGCGAGCGTGGGTCCCATCGTGACGGTCGCCAGCGCGACGAGGGGCTCCATGAAAATCGGGGCGCCCAGCGTGCCCGTGAGGTGCAGCAGGAAATTGGCGAGCAGTCCTCGATAGGCGTCCGCGTAGGCGGGAAGCGCAAGCGCGAAGATCGAGTTGAGGACAAGCACCGTCGCGGCGAGGATCGCAAACGTGAGGAAGGCGACGACCGCCCGCTGCTCGAGCGTGAGGACGGAAGGGTCGCGGACGCCCTGCCAGAGGCTGCGGCGTCCCAGCCGGTCGTACAGGTGGGCCTCCAGGCGAAGGAGGTTCGTGACGAAAAGGTCGGGAATCTCGACGAGGGCGACCGCCGCTGCGCGCACGAGCTCGATTCCCGCCACGCCTACGCGCGCCTCAAGGCGCAACGACGCGAGGAGCAAGGGCAGCAGCCATCGCGGCGCGCGCTTCGCGCCGGCCCGCTGCCAGGCGAGGGCGGCGCCCAGACGCTCGCGCGCCCGCGCGGACCACTCCTGCGCTCCCCGCCGGACGCGGTCCATCGCGTCGAGCAGGGCTCGGCGGGACACGCTCACTCGCTCCTCGACCCGGGCGCGAGGGCGACCTTCGTCGTCCACGTCGGCCCTCACGATGGTCGTGTACTGGATGCGAAGGTCGACGTCCGCTTCGAGACCAAGGTAGACCGCGTAGGCTCCCTCGTCGCCGCGCCGCGCGGCAAGCGGCCGGGGCGACTTCACCACGTTGGACCAAAGGAACCGCGCGGGCTGGAGGCCCGGCGCCGGGCGCAGGCCGTAGTCGAGGCTCGCCATGCTCCAGACCTCGTCCGGCGCAAGGCCGTCGGTGGGGATCTCGTCCGCGCGCGCGTTGCGCGTGCCAAGCGGCCGTCGCTTGCCCGAACCCATCGCGGGACGTTCTTCGCGGCGGGGCAAAAGCGTGCTGGCTCAGGCGGCGTTGGCCGCGCGGCAGCGTTGCGGCGCGCAGGTCGGCGGTGCCGCGGGGCAACCAACGCGATGCGTTGCGCGCGAGGCGTTCAAACGATTCGTCTAGTCACGTTGCACGAACCATCCAATGGCTTGATTCCACCGCGCGAACCAACGGAGCGCGGTGCGAGCGATGACACGCGGTTGGCTTGTTCCGACGTTGGCCGCCCTCGTGGCCTTTCCGGCCGCCGGGGCGATCCTGGATCCCGCGTCTGTTCCGTCGGTCCTTCCCTCAAGCGACGGGCCTGAATCGCCCTCCGACCACGCGCCGGCGCAGGCGCAGCCCGCGCGCCTGCTCTCGAACGCGCGCTCCGCTGTCTCCGGGCTCTCGGAGGCCGTCGAGGACGTTGGTTCCGCGCCGGCCGGCCGCGACGGCGAGGACGTTCCCGGCGCGCGCCTCAAGCTCACCTTCGAGGAGTCCCAGGGCACCGTCTCCTGGCTGCTCAAGACCACGCCGGGCACGCAGCGCTGGTTCCACGACCGGGCCGGGCTTCTGCCCTCGCTCGACGACCTTCGCGTCGTGGTGCCGATCTCCGCGCGCGGGACGCTGTCGGCGCCCGTCCAGGACGCGAAGCTGCGCCTCTTTCTCGCGAGCACGAACGCGCCGCTCATCGAGGTGACGGCGGCGCTCTACGTGAACGACCAGAAGGTGGCCGAAGGAGACGACATCGTCTTCCTCTATCCCTCCATCTACGAGCCGCAGGACGTGCGGTGGATGCGGTGGGCGGCCGCGGAGATCCTCTTCGACTTGCCGGGCCGCTTGCACGCGGAGACCGTGCATCTCGATCTGCGCGTGCGCGTGCCGCCGGGCGCCCAGTGGTTCCTCCGGACGGACGGGGCAAGCGGGCTTTCGATGTCCTAGGCGCGACGGGCCGCGTCGCGAAAGCCGCCGGAGACGAGCGCGTCGACGATGCGTTCGTTCTCGGCGACCGTGTTGTAGAAGTACGGCGAGATGCGAAGCCGGCCGGGCCGGTCGTCGACGACGATGCCGCGCTGGGCCAGGTGCTTCACGGCTTTCTTCGGGTCGGGAAGCTCGATCATGACGATGCCCGTTCGCTCGTCCGGGCGCTCGGGTGACTTCACGACGAGCTTTGCATCCTCCGCGCGCTCGACGAGGTCCGTCGCAAGAGCAAGCGTGGCGCGCCGGATGGTCGCGGGTCCGATCTCCTGCACGATGCTCGCGCCCGCGCTCGCGTAGGCGACGCTTGGCATGCCGATCTCGCCCGTCTCGAAGCGTCGAGCTTCGGGCCGGTAGGCAAAGCGCGTGGCGTCGAAGTCGAACATGTGCTTGTTGCCCCACCAGCCGACCACGCGGGGTGACATCCGCTCGACGAGGTCCTGCCGCACGTACAGGAAGCACGACCCGATGCCGCCCAGCAGCCACTTGAGGCTGCCGCCGACGAGGACGTCCACGTCGGCCGCGTGCACGTCGATGGGCACCTGGCCCGTGGCCTGGTAGTCGTCCACGAGAAGCAGCGCGCCCTTGGCGTGGGCCGCCTTGGCAAGCGCCGCCACGTCCTGCAGGTAGCCGCTCGTGTAGAAGACGCGGCTTGCCGCCACCACCGCCGTCGCCTCCGTGATCTGCGAGGCGTAGTCCTCGACGGGAACGCGCACGCGATCGCGGCTTTGCACCCACCGGACGTGCGCTTCCGGACGCACCAGCCACTGGTAGGCCACGGTGGGGAACTCCATCTCGGAAAGCACGACGTCCGGGCGATCCTCGTAGTCGATGCAGGAGGCGATCGCCGACAGCGCGACCGAGACGTTCGGGACCCAGGCGACCTCGGTGGGCCGCGCGCCGATGAGCGAGGCGTACTGGCGGCGCAGCGTCTCCACCTGCTCCACCCAGATCTCGTACCACGCGGACGCGCCAAGGCTCATCCACCGCTCCTGGAACTCCTCCGCGGCTGCGATGCCGCGGCGGGGAAGCTGCCCCAGGGAGCACGTGTTGAGGTAGGTCGAGCGCGCAAGCCCGGGGAACTCGTCGCGCCACGCCGAGGCGAGGTCCATGCCCGCCGGAACGGCGGCGCCCTTGATGAAGCTGCGCGTCGGCGACGAGGGCGGCGCCGCGACCGGCCGCGGGTGCTCCGCGAAGGTTCAAGCCGGCGCCGCGGCATCCTCGGCGCGATCCCATGCCCGCCTCCCGCTTCGACGCGCTCGTGGACGAGGTGTACCGGACGCAGCTTCGGTGGAGCCCGAGCTTTGCCACGAGCTTGGGCGTCCACGAGTACGACCAGCTCCTTGCGGACCCGTCGCGCGCGCAGGTCGAGCGGGAAGTCTCCAAGCAGCGGGAGTGGCTCGCGGAGCTCGAGCGCATGGGGCAGAGCGAGGCCGTTCCGGCCGACCGTCGCGTGGACCTCGGCGCGATGCTCTACACGCTTCGGTTGGGCCTCTTCCAGGCGACGGAGCTTCGCAATTGGGAGAAAAACCCCGATCTTGCCATGGACCTCTTCGACCACCTCTTTGCGCTCCTTGTGCGCGACACGTGGCCCCTGGAGAAACGACTTTCCGCCATCGCCGCGCGCCTGTCCGCCTCGCCCGCGTTCTTCGAGGCGGGGCGCGAACGGTTCGGCGAGAACATGCCCCACCTGTGGGTCGAGATCGCCATGGAGTCGGCGCAGGCCGCGCCGGCCACGCTCGAGGCCGTGACGAAGCTTGCCGCGACGGCCCCCGCCGCACTTCGAGCCGACGTCGAGCGCGCCGTCAAGGTGGCCCACGGATCCATCGCCGGCCACCGAGACTGGCTACAGGACGTTCTCGACGCCCGCAGCCAGACGATCGAGGGCGGCTGGTCCATCGGCGCCGATCGCATGCGCCGGCTCGTCGAGCTTCGCGCGCTTGGCCTGTCGGCCGACGAGATCCTCGCGCGCGGCCACGCGCTCGTGAAGGAGAAGGAAGCCGAGGTGCAAGCCGCCGCCGAGGCCGTGCTGCGCAAAGCCGGCGAGCCCTCGGGCGACACGCCGGTGCAGAAGGCGACGGCCGTCCTCGCGCGGGACCACCCGGAGACGTTCGCCGACGTGCTCACGGCGTACCGCGACAGCGTGCGGGCCTCCCGCGACTTCGTCGGATCCGCCGGCATCGCCACCTTGCCGGAGAACGATCGCCTGGACGTGATCGAGACGCCTGCGTACCTGCGGCACATCATCCCGTTTGCCGCCTACTTCCCGCCCGCGCGCTTCGAGCCCACGCAGCTTGGCGTGTACATGGTCACGCCGCGCCCCGTCGAGCAGTTCCCCCACGCCGAGATCCAAAACACGACCGTGCACGAAGGCTACCCCGGCCACCACCTCCAGCTGACGATGGCCAACGCGAACCCCTCGACCGCGCGCATCCTCGTCGGCGCCACGGAGACGATCGAGGGCTGGGCGCACTACTGCGAGGAGATGATGTTCCGGCACGGGTACGGCGCGGGGGAGGCGACGCGATTTGTCCAAGCGAAGGACCAGCTGTGGCGCGCCTGCCGCATCGTGATCGACGTCCGCATCCACGACGGCTCCATGACCTTCGACCAAGGTGTCGGCATGCTCGTCGAGAAGACGGGCATGCCGGAGGACGGCGCCCGCGCCGAGCTTAAGCGGTACACCCAAACGCCCGGGTACCAGTTGTCGTACCTCCTGGGCAAGGTGCTCATCGGCGAGCTTGCGGCCAAGGCCGCGGCGCGCGGACTCGCGCAGCGCCAGTTCCACGACCGGTTCCTCACGGCCGGAAGCCTTCCGCTGGGCCTTCTCTCGCGCGACCTCGGGCTTGCCTGACATGGCGCGAACGCTGCCGCGCCTCCTCGACGAGCAGGATCCGCGGGCCCCGGCGCTCGTCTTCGAGGCGACCGAGGGACGGCAGACCAGGCTGCTCTTTGGCGACGTTCAGGCGCTCTCTCGGCGCGCGGCCGCGTGGCTTCTGGCCCAAGGCGTCCTCCCCGGCGATCGCGTGGCCACCGTGCTACCGCAGCATCCCGTGGCCCCGATCGTGCACCTGGCCGCCCTGCGGGTGGGCGCCATGGCCGTGCCCCTCTCGCCCTTGTTTGGGCCCGACGGGCTTGGCACCCGGCTCGCCGACGCGGCCCCCGCGCTCATCGTCGCCGACGCCCAACGCAAGGACGTCGTGGGCCAAGCGATCGGCTCGCGTTCGCGGCGCCCCGTGCTCGCCACGGTCTCCTCGCACGAATCCTTCTTTGCGAGCCTTCCCTCGGAAGGGCGCCTGCCGGAGGACCCGCGCGACGCCGATGCGCCCGCGTTTCTCCTGTACACGAGCGGAACGACGGCCGTCCCCAAGGGCGCGCTCCTTCCGCACCGCGTGATCGACGGACGCCTTCCGGCCCTGCGATTGGTCCACGATCCCCTGCCCGCCGAGGGCGATCTCTTCTGGAGCCCGGCGGACTGGTCGTGGATCGGCGGCCTCCACGACGCGCTCCTGGCTCCGTGGGCCCTGGGCGTTCCCGTGTTCGCCTACGGGCGCAGGAGCCGGTTCGACGCCGCGGAGGCTTGCGCCCGCATCGCACGCGCGGGCGTGCGCAACGCCTTCCTTCCGCCGACGGCGTTGCGCGCGTTCCTCGCGCAAGGCGGAGAGCCGCCCCCCCTGCGCTCGCTCCACACGGCGGGCGAACCGCTTCCGGAGGCGGTTCGCCGCGAGGCGAGCGCGCGATGGAACCTTTCCCCCGTGGAGGTCTACGGTCTCACGGAGTGCGCCTTCCTTGTGGGCGGCGCCGCGCGCGCATGGACCCGGCGCGCCGGATGCACCGGCAAGGCGTATCCCGGCCACGACGTGCGCGTGATCGCCGAGGACGGCGCCCGTTGCGCGCCCGGAGAGGAGGGTGAGCTTGCCGTCGCCGCTCCCGATCCGACCCTCATGCTCGGGTACTGGCGCGGTCCCGACCGGCCGCCCATCCTGCCACTTGCCGAGGGCCTCCTGCGCACGGGCGACCTCGCGCGCGCGGACGAAGACGGGTACCTCCGGGTCCTCGGGCGACGCGACGACGTGATCAAGTCGGCCGGATACCGCATCGGTCCGGCCGAGGTGGAATCGATCCTCCTTGCGCATCCGTCCGTGGCGGAATGCGCCGTCGTAGGCCTGCCCGACGAGACGCGCGGGCAGGCGGTGGCCGCGTACGTCGTCCCGCGGAACGGCTCCGGCTCGGCCGACCTCCAGCAGGCGCTTTGCGACCTCGTCCGGGAACGCTTGGGCGCGCACGCCCGACCTCAGCGCGTCGAGTTCGTTGCCGAGCTTCCCCGGACGGCCACGGGCAAGCTGCGGCGGGCCGCGCTTCGCGACCAAGCGTCCAGCCGCCGGGAAACGGCGGACGACCGGCGTGCGTCCTAGAAGGCCTAAGCAGCGCGGAAGGCGAGTACGCCCGATTGCCATGGCCGAACGCACGCCGACATCCACGGAGCAGAAGTGGCAAGGACGCTGGGACCAGCTGAAGGGCCGCGTCCGGGAGACTTGGGGCGACCTCACCGACGACGAGATCGACAGCCACCGGGGCAACTGGCAGCAGTTCACGGGATGGCTCTCCGAGAAGACGGGCGAGACCCGCGAGACGATCGAGCGCCGGTTCGACGAGTGGACCCGGGACACCGACACGACCGCGCGGCGCGGCGACCGCGATCTCGAACGGCGGCCCGGCACGGGATTCTAGGCCGGTGGGATCGTGCCACGATGCGACGTGTGTGGAAACGAGTACGCGAACACCATGGAGATCCGCCAGGGCGACCGGGCCGGCACGTTCGATTCGTTCGAGTGCGCGATCCATGCCATGGCGCCAACGTGCTCGCACTGCGGCTGCCGTGTGATCGGACACGGGGTGGAGATCCCAGGAGGCGGGCCCGAGCGCGTCTTCTGCTGCGCCGCCTGCGCGCGAAAGGAAGGCGTCCAGGAGGTGCGCGCGTGACCGCGAAGTCGCCGCCCCCGGGCGCGGTGGACCCCAAGGAGCGAGCCGCCCGCCAGTACACCGAGCGGCCGCAGGAGCGCCGCGACTACATCGAGCAGGAGCTCCGCGAGCGGGGCGAGGACGACGCGACCGCAAGCCAGGTCGCCGAGAACACGGTCGAGAAGGTCCAGGAGATCGCGAAGGAACAGAAAGGCGGGCGCCGAGCGGGCGAACCGGAGAAGGTGCGCTGAGCGGTCAGAAGCCTCGCGCGGCGCGGTCGAGCGCGCGGTTCACGGCCGCGTCCACGCGCGCGATCATGGGATGGGTGCGGGGCACGTGCGCGTGGCTCACGCGCTCAAAGCGCGTCCGCGCCTCCTCCACGCGGGCCAGAAGCGGACGCAGGTTCTCCGCGCGCAGGCGGTACTGTCCGTTGAGCTGGCGCACCAGAAGCTCGCTGTCCGAGTAGTGCGCCACCTCGCGCGGCGCGTAGGCGAGCGCGGCCTCGAGCGCGGCGACAAGCGCGCGATATTCGGCCTCGTTGTTCGTGGCCACGCCGATGCTGCGCGCCTCCTCGGCGAGGACCCCCCCGGACTCCGCGTTCACGAGAAGGAAGCCGATCCCCGCCGCTCCGGGGTTTCCGCGAGAGGCGCCATCCGTGTAGCAGAGGAGCTTTGCAACCATCAGGCAATCCTCCCGTCGCGCGAGGGATAGGGCTCGTCGAGCAGGCGCGCGATGGCCGCGGCCTGCTGCTCCCCGAGGCGCGGCACGCGCGCGAGGTCCCGCGGCGAGGCCGCGAAGACGGCCCGCGCGGAGCCGAAATGGGAAAGCAGCCGGTCCGCCGTGACCTCGCCCACGCTTGGCAATCCCTGCACGAGCAGGCGCTGGGCCTGGCGCGGCGACACCGAGCGGGGCACCGTGCGCGCGCGAGAGAATCGCCCGGCCGTCGCCTCGCGCCGGTGGAGGACCGTGAGGAGGTCGGCCGTGCCGGCGTGCCCTCCCGTCCACAGGATCGGGATGCGGGCGTCAAGCGCGATGGCGGCCATCGCGCCGTGGAGGACGCGCGGGTTTGAAAACTCGTCGATGGCCGACGGCGGGCCCTCGACGACAAGCAGCGGCACGGCGTACGCCTCCCGCAGGCGCGCGAGCTGGTCGAAGAGGCGCTGCCGCGTGAGGCTCGCCCAGAAGTCGTAGATGGTCTTTCGCTCCACCCCGACGTGCCCCACCACGAAGTCGCCGGGCGAGAGCTTGCGCTCCACGAAGGGGACCTCTCGCTTTCGAAGCTCGCGCGCGATCTCCGGCGGCTCGTGAACGTCGATGAGGAGCCGCCGCTCCGGCTCCTCGTCGTCCCGTATCACCCTGCGCCGGCCCCCAGGATCTGCACGATGCGCGCCACGTCGGTGCGCGTGACGATGCCCTCGAGGCGCCCGTCGCGAAGGACGAGGATCATGTCGTCCTGGCCCTCGGAGAGCTTCCGGAGCGCGTCGGCGGCCGGCGCCTCGGGCGGCAGCGCCGGGAAGGTCGGCTTGAGGATGTCCCGGACGCGGGTCGTCGGGTGCGTCGACCGGTCGACGCTGGCGACGTCGGTGAGGCCCACGACGCCCAAGGCCCGGTCGCCCTCGGTGACGGGGAAGTGCAGATGCTTGGTGGCAAGCATGCGGTCGAAGACGACGTCGAGCGTCGCCTCGGGCGAGAGGTCTCAGGCTGGCGCGTCATGATGCGCTCGACCGTGAGGTCGCCAAGGCGCGTGGTCATGCCCACCATGCGCTCTTCTTCGTTGGCCCCGAGGTAGATGAAGAAGGCGATGAGCAGGAGCCAGATCCCGCCCCCGGCTCCCCGCAGGAGCATCACGAACCCAAACGCGCCCATGACAAACGCGAGCGCCCGCCCGATGCCCGTGGCCCAGCCGGTGGCGCGGTCGTAGCCCATGCGCGCCGCAAGCGTCGCGCGCAGCACGCGGCCGCCGTCCATGGGAAAGGCCGGCAGGAAGAGGTTGAAGGCGCCCAGCAGCACGTTGAGCCAGCCCACCCACCCGACGAAGGTGTCGAACTGCGGAACGATCGCGGGGATGAGCTCCAAGCGCGTCACGGCGACAATCGGCAGGCCGATCGCAAAGTTCACGACGGGGCCGGCAAGCGCGATCCGGCGCTCCTGCCACGGTTCGGAGGGCATTCGTTCCATGGCCGAGACGCCGCCGATGGGCAGCAGCGTGATGCTCTTGATGCGCACGCCGTAGCGCATGGCCGTGAGGCTGTGCGAGAGCTCGTGGAGCACGACCGACGCAAACAGCGTCACGGCAAGCGCGCCGCCCCAGACGAGCGCAAGGGGCCCGGGGAAGCCCTCGCCGCGGTCGAAGTACGCCTCGGCCATGATGTAGGCGAAAAACGGGAGCACGAGCAGGAACGTGACGTGCAGGCGGATGGGGATGCCCCGCACGCGGCCCACGGTGAGGTTCGACGCAGCCACGCGCGAGCAATCCCCCTTCGGGCGCTTAAAGACGCGTGGGCCGCGTCACCGACGACGCGGATCGAGCGCCAGCACGGCGACCATGGAGACGGGAAGCAGGAACGCGCCGGCCCAGACCGGGGACACAAGCGGCAGGTGCTTCACGGAAACCTGAACGCGGTCCACCCGGTCGCTCGGGAAGCGCGGGTTGTCCCCGCGCACCGTGAACTGCGCAAGGGTTCCCGCGTTCACCCAGCAGTTGAAACGCTCGCGCAGCTCGCCCGCGCAGTCGGCCTCCGAGACGCGCATGCGCGGCACGTTCGTCGTGTTCGCGTTCACGTAAAGGTCCCCGAAGGGCTGCCGCAGGACGTACTCGGTCGCGCGGTGCTGACGCTCCTTGGCCACCCAATAGAGCGTGACGGTCGCCGTGTCCAGGTAGCGGCCCTCCCGCCAGACTTGGACGTGCGCGGTCACCTCCTCGAAGACGCCGTCGCCGTCGGCGTCCACGCCGGTCGAGTCGGAGAACAGGAGGTCGTAGCCGGCCACGCTTGCGGGAACGCCGCGTTCGAGCGGATTCACGAGGTCGCGGAAGTCGGACGTCGTCGCGTGGAACGTGCTCGCGCCGTAGCCGACGAGAATGAGGACAAGGCCCACGTGGCCCAGGTGTTGCGCCGCGCCGAAGAGCTTGGCGCGCGAAGCGCGAAGCGAGGAGGCAACGCCGGCGCGATCGA
The DNA window shown above is from Candidatus Thermoplasmatota archaeon and carries:
- a CDS encoding VTT domain-containing protein is translated as MGSGKRRPLGTRNARADEIPTDGLAPDEVWSMASLDYGLRPAPGLQPARFLWSNVVKSPRPLAARRGDEGAYAVYLGLEADVDLRIQYTTIVRADVDDEGRPRARVEERVSVSRRALLDAMDRVRRGAQEWSARARERLGAALAWQRAGAKRAPRWLLPLLLASLRLEARVGVAGIELVRAAAVALVEIPDLFVTNLLRLEAHLYDRLGRRSLWQGVRDPSVLTLEQRAVVAFLTFAILAATVLVLNSIFALALPAYADAYRGLLANFLLHLTGTLGAPIFMEPLVALATVTMGPTLAFAGFFLGKAMAVWILYLLGESLHDWFLRRAKGRTRGAMDWLHRHADRHGVLALVAINAVPFAPEQLVLVLAVSGMRFRSWMAGNLIGSAIKIGGVVLLTLAIGPERVGDLFSLG
- a CDS encoding aminotransferase class V-fold PLP-dependent enzyme; amino-acid sequence: MDLASAWRDEFPGLARSTYLNTCSLGQLPRRGIAAAEEFQERWMSLGASAWYEIWVEQVETLRRQYASLIGARPTEVAWVPNVSVALSAIASCIDYEDRPDVVLSEMEFPTVAYQWLVRPEAHVRWVQSRDRVRVPVEDYASQITEATAVVAASRVFYTSGYLQDVAALAKAAHAKGALLLVDDYQATGQVPIDVHAADVDVLVGGSLKWLLGGIGSCFLYVRQDLVERMSPRVVGWWGNKHMFDFDATRFAYRPEARRFETGEIGMPSVAYASAGASIVQEIGPATIRRATLALATDLVERAEDAKLVVKSPERPDERTGIVMIELPDPKKAVKHLAQRGIVVDDRPGRLRISPYFYNTVAENERIVDALVSGGFRDAARRA
- a CDS encoding DUF885 domain-containing protein, encoding MPASRFDALVDEVYRTQLRWSPSFATSLGVHEYDQLLADPSRAQVEREVSKQREWLAELERMGQSEAVPADRRVDLGAMLYTLRLGLFQATELRNWEKNPDLAMDLFDHLFALLVRDTWPLEKRLSAIAARLSASPAFFEAGRERFGENMPHLWVEIAMESAQAAPATLEAVTKLAATAPAALRADVERAVKVAHGSIAGHRDWLQDVLDARSQTIEGGWSIGADRMRRLVELRALGLSADEILARGHALVKEKEAEVQAAAEAVLRKAGEPSGDTPVQKATAVLARDHPETFADVLTAYRDSVRASRDFVGSAGIATLPENDRLDVIETPAYLRHIIPFAAYFPPARFEPTQLGVYMVTPRPVEQFPHAEIQNTTVHEGYPGHHLQLTMANANPSTARILVGATETIEGWAHYCEEMMFRHGYGAGEATRFVQAKDQLWRACRIVIDVRIHDGSMTFDQGVGMLVEKTGMPEDGARAELKRYTQTPGYQLSYLLGKVLIGELAAKAAARGLAQRQFHDRFLTAGSLPLGLLSRDLGLA
- a CDS encoding AMP-binding protein — protein: MARTLPRLLDEQDPRAPALVFEATEGRQTRLLFGDVQALSRRAAAWLLAQGVLPGDRVATVLPQHPVAPIVHLAALRVGAMAVPLSPLFGPDGLGTRLADAAPALIVADAQRKDVVGQAIGSRSRRPVLATVSSHESFFASLPSEGRLPEDPRDADAPAFLLYTSGTTAVPKGALLPHRVIDGRLPALRLVHDPLPAEGDLFWSPADWSWIGGLHDALLAPWALGVPVFAYGRRSRFDAAEACARIARAGVRNAFLPPTALRAFLAQGGEPPPLRSLHTAGEPLPEAVRREASARWNLSPVEVYGLTECAFLVGGAARAWTRRAGCTGKAYPGHDVRVIAEDGARCAPGEEGELAVAAPDPTLMLGYWRGPDRPPILPLAEGLLRTGDLARADEDGYLRVLGRRDDVIKSAGYRIGPAEVESILLAHPSVAECAVVGLPDETRGQAVAAYVVPRNGSGSADLQQALCDLVRERLGAHARPQRVEFVAELPRTATGKLRRAALRDQASSRRETADDRRAS
- a CDS encoding CsbD family protein, with the translated sequence MAERTPTSTEQKWQGRWDQLKGRVRETWGDLTDDEIDSHRGNWQQFTGWLSEKTGETRETIERRFDEWTRDTDTTARRGDRDLERRPGTGF
- a CDS encoding ribonuclease HI family protein; amino-acid sequence: MVAKLLCYTDGASRGNPGAAGIGFLLVNAESGGVLAEEARSIGVATNNEAEYRALVAALEAALAYAPREVAHYSDSELLVRQLNGQYRLRAENLRPLLARVEEARTRFERVSHAHVPRTHPMIARVDAAVNRALDRAARGF
- a CDS encoding ERCC4 domain-containing protein, encoding MIRDDEEPERRLLIDVHEPPEIARELRKREVPFVERKLSPGDFVVGHVGVERKTIYDFWASLTRQRLFDQLARLREAYAVPLLVVEGPPSAIDEFSNPRVLHGAMAAIALDARIPILWTGGHAGTADLLTVLHRREATAGRFSRARTVPRSVSPRQAQRLLVQGLPSVGEVTADRLLSHFGSARAVFAASPRDLARVPRLGEQQAAAIARLLDEPYPSRDGRIA
- a CDS encoding CBS domain-containing protein, whose protein sequence is MPPEAPAADALRKLSEGQDDMILVLRDGRLEGIVTRTDVARIVQILGAGAG
- a CDS encoding site-2 protease family protein, giving the protein MAASNLTVGRVRGIPIRLHVTFLLVLPFFAYIMAEAYFDRGEGFPGPLALVWGGALAVTLFASVVLHELSHSLTAMRYGVRIKSITLLPIGGVSAMERMPSEPWQERRIALAGPVVNFAIGLPIVAVTRLELIPAIVPQFDTFVGWVGWLNVLLGAFNLFLPAFPMDGGRVLRATLAARMGYDRATGWATGIGRALAFVMGAFGFVMLLRGAGGGIWLLLIAFFIYLGANEEERMVGMTTRLGDLTVERIMTRQPETSRPRRRSTSSSTACLPPSICTSPSPRATGPWASWASPTSPASTGRRTRRPASGTSSSRPSRRCRPRRRPPTRSGSSPRARTT